A portion of the Parasedimentitalea marina genome contains these proteins:
- a CDS encoding LysE family translocator — MSFEAWTIFALFWVVFVTTPGPNAVNCISNGMALGMSRAMVGVLAILTQSCLFLVLSALGVTALIAASPTGFLAAKLIGAGFLIYLGVRGWLNASNPPPMTERPARHVYLHALAVATINPKSVAGYLAAFSQFVQPDVPVWQQMGVIMPTALVITALSYTGYTALGAGLGRAAMAMVFNTWIRRTMAVCFIVYGILLGASTTPNLESS; from the coding sequence ATGAGTTTTGAAGCCTGGACAATATTTGCACTGTTTTGGGTGGTCTTTGTCACCACTCCGGGACCAAATGCGGTGAATTGCATCAGCAATGGCATGGCCTTGGGCATGTCCAGGGCGATGGTCGGCGTGCTGGCGATCCTGACACAGTCCTGCCTGTTTCTGGTCCTGTCCGCCTTGGGTGTCACCGCGCTGATTGCGGCCTCGCCAACCGGATTTCTTGCTGCCAAACTGATCGGCGCCGGTTTCCTGATCTATCTGGGTGTCCGGGGCTGGTTGAATGCCAGCAACCCTCCACCCATGACGGAACGCCCTGCCCGCCATGTCTATCTGCATGCTCTGGCCGTTGCCACGATCAACCCCAAAAGCGTCGCCGGCTACCTCGCTGCCTTCTCGCAGTTTGTGCAGCCGGATGTGCCAGTCTGGCAGCAAATGGGAGTGATTATGCCGACGGCACTGGTGATCACCGCGCTAAGCTATACCGGTTATACCGCATTGGGTGCAGGTCTGGGCCGTGCGGCTATGGCCATGGTGTTCAACACCTGGATCCGCCGCACCATGGCAGTCTGTTTTATTGTCTACGGGATACTGCTGGGGGCCAGCACGACACCAAACCTGGAGAGCTCATGA
- a CDS encoding helix-turn-helix domain-containing protein, translated as MNSQAPLTASLGADIRALRKTRGLTLNDMATRLDRSVGWLSQVERDLSEPTISDLRQIAGCLDVPMSMLFGHTNAPHNEQGYVVRAGARRPIGASEEGLIEELLSPDLTDDFEMVHSTFQAHSKMQTPADRPTQEVGYIISGQLDLVIGGRAFTVGAGDSFRIRHEPYQWANPYAEPAVAIWVIAPPVY; from the coding sequence GTGAACAGCCAAGCCCCGCTCACTGCGTCCCTAGGTGCCGACATCCGGGCATTGCGTAAGACACGTGGGTTGACCCTGAATGACATGGCCACCCGTTTGGACCGCTCGGTTGGGTGGTTAAGTCAGGTAGAACGGGATCTGTCCGAGCCGACGATTTCCGACCTGCGCCAGATTGCAGGCTGCCTTGACGTGCCGATGTCGATGCTGTTTGGCCATACCAATGCACCCCACAATGAACAGGGATATGTCGTACGCGCAGGCGCGCGGCGTCCTATTGGCGCCAGCGAAGAAGGCCTGATCGAGGAGCTTTTGTCGCCGGATCTGACCGATGATTTTGAGATGGTGCACTCGACCTTTCAGGCCCATTCCAAAATGCAGACCCCGGCGGACCGCCCCACGCAAGAGGTGGGGTATATCATTTCGGGCCAACTTGATCTGGTGATCGGCGGGCGGGCCTTCACTGTAGGGGCCGGCGACAGTTTCCGCATCCGTCATGAACCCTACCAATGGGCCAACCCCTATGCGGAACCAGCTGTCGCGATCTGGGTCATCGCCCCGCCGGTGTATTGA
- a CDS encoding LacI family transcriptional regulator, giving the protein MTKSDTDKPTQIRAGSARKPTLKTIAALSGMAVPTVSRALSNAPDISADTKAKIRKIADEIGYVPNRAGLRLRTGRTNVISLVMSTEHDMMNQTARLITSVGSGLRNTQYHLNVTPFFPRDDPMTPIRYIVENGSADAVILNQILPEDPRVAYLMDKQFPFATHGRSNWQDQHAYYDFDNEAFARLGIEEMVKRGRKNILMIAPPISHNYAQEMVRGGEAAAAKAGVKLCFSKRITSDSTNNQMREWVAEKVTADPLIDGFICGSVNATMSAVAGMETKGFEVGKDIDVVSKEAIPFLKFFRSEILVVLEDVTATGEYLARAAIQAVNEPAETPMQYLEIPSGFVSFDQY; this is encoded by the coding sequence ATGACCAAAAGCGACACGGATAAGCCCACTCAAATCAGAGCAGGTTCAGCCAGGAAACCGACGCTAAAAACAATTGCGGCTTTAAGCGGCATGGCGGTGCCAACTGTGTCACGCGCCCTTAGCAATGCCCCAGACATCAGTGCCGACACCAAGGCCAAGATTCGCAAAATTGCGGACGAAATCGGCTATGTGCCCAATCGCGCCGGGCTGCGCCTGCGGACCGGGCGTACCAACGTCATCAGTCTGGTGATGTCCACCGAACACGACATGATGAACCAGACCGCGCGATTGATTACCTCGGTTGGTAGTGGGCTGCGCAACACTCAATACCACCTGAATGTGACACCATTCTTCCCGCGCGATGATCCAATGACACCGATCCGATATATCGTGGAAAACGGTTCTGCTGATGCGGTAATCTTAAATCAGATCCTGCCCGAGGACCCCCGCGTTGCCTATTTGATGGACAAGCAGTTTCCCTTTGCCACCCATGGGCGCAGCAACTGGCAGGATCAACACGCCTATTATGATTTCGACAATGAAGCCTTTGCCCGGTTGGGAATTGAAGAGATGGTCAAGCGGGGCCGTAAGAACATTCTGATGATCGCCCCACCGATTTCGCATAACTACGCGCAGGAAATGGTCCGCGGTGGTGAAGCCGCTGCAGCAAAAGCAGGCGTGAAACTGTGCTTTTCAAAAAGAATTACCAGTGACAGCACCAACAACCAAATGCGCGAATGGGTTGCCGAAAAAGTCACTGCTGATCCGCTGATTGATGGTTTCATATGTGGTTCGGTCAACGCAACGATGTCCGCTGTCGCCGGAATGGAGACTAAGGGCTTTGAGGTGGGAAAAGACATTGACGTTGTGTCCAAAGAGGCGATCCCTTTCCTGAAATTTTTCCGCTCAGAAATTCTGGTCGTACTTGAAGATGTCACCGCAACGGGTGAATATCTGGCCCGGGCCGCCATACAGGCCGTAAATGAACCTGCCGAGACACCTATGCAATATCTGGAAATACCCAGCGGTTTTGTCTCATTTGACCAGTACTAG
- a CDS encoding ABC transporter substrate-binding protein, giving the protein MKCKTKLLSAAAIICASSAGAADLEVTHWWTSGGEAAAVSEFAKAFTEKTDHNWVDGAIAGSGGTARPIIISRIIGGDPMAATQLNHGRQSEELIEAGLMTDLTEIAEAGGWKDLVNPSALLDACTFEGRIYCVPVNIHSAQWLWLSHDAFAKAGVAVPQDWHEFVAAAPALEKAGLVPLAMGQQGWQQNIAFGTLTIAIAGIDDWREVSVNKNADVAAGGSYTAVFEAAASARELARDSNVQDWNLATNMVISGKAGGQIMGDWAQGEFQVAGQVAGDDYTCLPGLGINQILDTGGDAFYFPKVDDPAVQAAQLELATLLISPEVQVAFNLAKGSLPVRGDIDMSSANSCMQKGLQILADGGVLPSNDMNLSADTTTQVEDLMAEFWASDLSAADAQARYVDIIARAD; this is encoded by the coding sequence GTGAAGTGTAAGACAAAACTACTGTCGGCGGCGGCAATAATATGCGCGTCAAGTGCCGGAGCCGCTGATTTAGAGGTTACACATTGGTGGACATCAGGCGGTGAAGCCGCAGCAGTATCGGAATTTGCCAAGGCCTTTACCGAGAAAACCGATCACAACTGGGTGGATGGTGCAATCGCCGGGTCGGGTGGAACCGCCCGTCCCATTATCATCAGCAGGATCATCGGAGGTGACCCGATGGCTGCAACGCAGCTGAACCATGGGCGCCAATCCGAAGAGTTGATCGAGGCCGGGTTGATGACCGACCTGACAGAGATCGCCGAGGCAGGCGGTTGGAAAGATCTTGTGAACCCGTCGGCGTTGCTGGATGCTTGTACGTTTGAAGGTCGTATTTACTGTGTTCCTGTGAATATCCATTCGGCGCAATGGCTCTGGCTTAGCCATGATGCCTTTGCAAAGGCGGGTGTTGCAGTGCCGCAGGATTGGCATGAGTTTGTCGCCGCAGCCCCAGCCCTGGAAAAGGCTGGTCTGGTGCCATTGGCCATGGGCCAACAGGGATGGCAGCAAAATATTGCCTTTGGCACGCTGACCATTGCGATCGCCGGGATCGATGACTGGCGCGAGGTGTCTGTAAATAAAAATGCGGATGTTGCGGCAGGTGGTTCTTACACGGCCGTATTTGAAGCGGCAGCCAGTGCACGTGAACTGGCACGCGACAGCAATGTTCAGGACTGGAATCTTGCGACCAATATGGTGATCTCCGGCAAAGCTGGTGGCCAAATCATGGGCGACTGGGCGCAGGGAGAATTCCAGGTTGCCGGTCAGGTTGCAGGCGATGACTACACCTGCCTGCCCGGGCTTGGCATCAATCAAATTCTGGATACCGGTGGGGATGCTTTCTATTTCCCCAAAGTGGATGATCCTGCAGTTCAGGCGGCGCAGCTAGAGCTGGCCACGCTGTTGATTTCACCCGAAGTTCAGGTTGCATTCAACCTGGCCAAAGGATCGCTGCCAGTGCGCGGTGATATCGATATGTCCTCGGCCAACAGCTGCATGCAAAAAGGCCTGCAAATTCTGGCTGACGGAGGTGTATTGCCGTCAAACGACATGAACCTTTCCGCAGATACGACAACGCAGGTTGAAGATCTGATGGCCGAATTCTGGGCCTCGGATCTAAGTGCCGCAGACGCTCAGGCGCGTTATGTGGACATCATCGCACGGGCAGATTGA
- a CDS encoding carbohydrate ABC transporter permease, which yields MNAAKRPNRWFRNLSAKVASIPMILTALVVFVGGTAWTVFYSFTGSRLLPKVKFVGFDQYERLWSTRRWMISIENLAVYGICSLILTMVLGFTLAALLDRKIRFENTFRTIFLYPFALSFVVTGLAWQWILNPDFGLQGVVRRWGWEGFNFDPLNNPDLVIYGLLIAGMWQGTGLVMVIMLAGLRGIDEDIWKATRVDGIGLVKTYVQVIVPMMRPVFVTALVIISSGIIKLYDLVVAQTNGGPGISSEVPAKYVIDYMFKAQNLGQGFAASTMMLVSVIIILVPWAYLEFGGKKHG from the coding sequence ATGAACGCTGCCAAACGGCCCAACCGTTGGTTTCGGAATTTAAGTGCCAAAGTCGCCTCTATTCCAATGATACTGACAGCACTGGTTGTCTTTGTGGGCGGGACGGCCTGGACGGTCTTTTATTCCTTCACCGGCTCACGCTTGTTGCCCAAGGTCAAATTCGTCGGCTTTGATCAATACGAGCGGCTATGGTCGACCCGTCGCTGGATGATCTCAATCGAAAACCTGGCGGTTTACGGAATATGCTCGCTGATCCTGACGATGGTTCTGGGCTTCACTCTTGCGGCACTGCTGGACCGCAAAATCAGATTTGAAAACACTTTCCGGACCATTTTCCTATATCCGTTTGCCCTGTCGTTTGTAGTGACCGGCCTGGCCTGGCAATGGATCCTCAATCCGGATTTCGGCCTTCAGGGTGTGGTGCGAAGATGGGGCTGGGAGGGCTTTAATTTCGATCCGCTCAACAATCCGGACCTGGTGATCTACGGACTTTTGATTGCCGGAATGTGGCAGGGCACGGGGCTGGTTATGGTAATCATGCTGGCCGGTTTGCGAGGCATAGACGAAGACATCTGGAAAGCCACACGGGTAGACGGGATCGGTCTGGTGAAAACCTATGTTCAGGTCATTGTGCCGATGATGCGTCCAGTTTTCGTAACCGCGCTTGTGATCATCTCTAGCGGCATCATCAAGCTGTATGATCTGGTGGTTGCGCAGACAAACGGCGGGCCGGGTATCTCGTCAGAAGTGCCGGCAAAATACGTCATCGATTACATGTTCAAGGCCCAGAACCTGGGGCAGGGGTTTGCAGCATCCACCATGATGCTCGTCTCGGTCATCATCATTCTTGTGCCCTGGGCCTATCTGGAATTTGGGGGAAAAAAGCATGGCTGA
- a CDS encoding carbohydrate ABC transporter permease yields MADVSPSTIDAASMAGPRGTKPKNRLSRRNIFLYGTLILISVYYLLPLYVMVVTSLKGMPEIRMGNIFSPPVEVTFEPWVKAWSEACTGLNCDGLSRGFGNSVRILIPSVALSITIASINGYALANWRFKGSEVFFTILIIGAFVPYQTMLYPIVILLREIGLMGSVWGLVLVHSVFGMPILTLLFRNYFTAMPEELFKAARVDGAGFWGIYFRIMLPMSVPIFVVAMILQVTGIWNDFLFGVIYTKPATYPMTVQLNNIVNSVQGVKEYNVNMAATLLTGLVPLVIYFISGKLFVRGIAAGAVKG; encoded by the coding sequence ATGGCTGATGTATCACCCTCGACCATTGACGCAGCGTCTATGGCGGGTCCACGTGGGACCAAACCCAAAAACCGTCTGTCGCGTCGAAACATCTTTTTGTACGGCACCCTGATATTGATCTCGGTCTACTATCTGTTGCCGCTGTATGTGATGGTGGTGACGTCGCTGAAAGGCATGCCCGAGATCCGGATGGGCAATATCTTTAGTCCGCCTGTCGAAGTCACCTTTGAGCCTTGGGTCAAGGCCTGGTCCGAGGCCTGTACCGGGTTGAACTGTGACGGGTTAAGCCGCGGCTTTGGCAACTCGGTCAGGATCCTGATCCCTTCGGTTGCCTTGTCGATTACCATCGCCAGTATCAATGGATATGCGCTGGCCAATTGGCGGTTCAAGGGCTCGGAGGTGTTCTTTACTATCCTGATCATCGGCGCGTTTGTTCCCTATCAGACCATGTTGTACCCGATAGTTATCTTGCTGCGTGAAATCGGTCTGATGGGGTCTGTCTGGGGCTTGGTTCTGGTCCACTCAGTCTTTGGAATGCCGATCCTGACCCTGTTGTTCCGCAACTACTTTACCGCGATGCCAGAGGAGCTGTTCAAGGCGGCGCGGGTGGATGGTGCCGGGTTCTGGGGTATCTATTTTCGGATCATGTTGCCGATGTCGGTGCCTATCTTTGTGGTGGCAATGATCCTGCAAGTCACGGGGATCTGGAACGATTTCCTGTTTGGTGTGATCTATACCAAGCCAGCAACCTATCCGATGACGGTTCAGCTGAATAACATCGTCAACTCGGTGCAGGGTGTCAAAGAATACAACGTCAATATGGCGGCGACCCTTCTGACAGGTCTGGTGCCGCTTGTGATCTACTTCATCTCCGGAAAACTATTTGTGCGTGGCATCGCTGCCGGCGCGGTGAAAGGCTGA
- a CDS encoding ABC transporter ATP-binding protein has translation MNIPKPSVQIRDLDLHFGEVKVLQGLNLDVGEGEFLVLLGSSGCGKSTLLNCIAGLLDITDGQIFIQGENVTWKEPSERGIGMVFQSYALYPQMTVEGNLSFGLKNARVAKDEIKRRVGRAAEVLQIEPLLKRKPGALSGGQRQRVAIGRALVRDVDVFLFDEPLSNLDAKLRTDLRVELKRLHQQLKNTMIYVTHDQVEAMTLADRIAIMKGGKIMQLGTPDEIYNRPQNRYVADFIGSPSMNFLEGNLENAEFSTGDLKLPMAGYNFVNGGASNGETTIGIRPEHVVTGELLGRASVQTNVKVNLVEPMGSDTLVYADLAGDQIRIRMDGHSQVRTGDTLPIGIDAQRASLFDKKSETRL, from the coding sequence ATGAATATCCCCAAACCCTCAGTCCAGATCCGCGATCTTGACCTGCATTTTGGCGAAGTAAAAGTCTTGCAGGGGCTGAACCTCGACGTCGGCGAAGGCGAATTCCTGGTTCTTCTCGGCTCATCCGGCTGCGGCAAGTCCACGCTTCTGAATTGCATCGCAGGTCTGCTGGATATCACGGATGGGCAGATCTTTATTCAGGGCGAAAACGTCACCTGGAAGGAACCATCCGAGCGCGGCATCGGCATGGTGTTTCAATCTTATGCGCTGTACCCGCAGATGACGGTTGAGGGAAACCTGTCGTTCGGGCTGAAGAATGCGCGCGTTGCCAAGGACGAAATCAAACGTCGTGTGGGCCGGGCCGCCGAAGTCCTGCAGATTGAGCCGCTGTTGAAGCGCAAACCGGGCGCTCTGTCTGGGGGACAGCGGCAACGGGTTGCTATTGGGCGCGCACTGGTCCGGGATGTGGATGTTTTCCTGTTTGACGAGCCCTTGTCGAACCTGGACGCCAAATTAAGGACCGATCTGCGGGTTGAATTGAAGCGGCTGCACCAACAGCTGAAAAATACCATGATTTATGTGACCCATGATCAGGTCGAAGCCATGACGCTGGCGGATCGGATTGCAATCATGAAAGGCGGCAAAATCATGCAGTTGGGCACTCCGGACGAGATCTACAATCGGCCCCAGAACCGCTATGTCGCAGATTTCATTGGCAGCCCCTCGATGAATTTTCTTGAGGGAAACCTGGAGAATGCCGAGTTCTCGACCGGGGATTTGAAACTGCCAATGGCGGGCTATAACTTCGTGAACGGCGGAGCCTCCAATGGGGAGACGACTATAGGCATTCGTCCCGAGCACGTCGTCACCGGCGAGTTGCTCGGCCGGGCGTCGGTTCAGACCAATGTTAAGGTCAATCTGGTTGAGCCGATGGGCTCTGACACCTTGGTCTATGCTGATCTTGCCGGCGATCAAATCCGTATCCGTATGGATGGACATTCTCAGGTCCGCACCGGTGACACTCTTCCCATCGGAATTGACGCACAGCGGGCCTCGTTGTTCGACAAAAAATCAGAAACGCGTCTCTGA
- a CDS encoding sugar phosphate isomerase/epimerase family protein gives MPAISYQMYGSRNWALPETFAMLSAAGFTEVEGYGGIYGDLDGLQACLHENKLRMTTGHFDLSVIVNDPQRVIDVANRFGMEAVFAPYLTDDARPSDLAGWQAFANDLVEAGKPLQAAGLTFGWHNHDFELLDLGAGVTALDVIAQASPDLKLELDIGWVIRAGQDPVATIHKYANQISVAHIKDIAAQGAGLDEDGWSDVGHGVVDWAPIHAALQAAGVGRYVIEHDNPNDHHRFATRSLDSVTAL, from the coding sequence ATGCCCGCGATATCCTATCAAATGTATGGGTCCAGAAATTGGGCCTTGCCTGAAACCTTTGCCATGTTGTCGGCGGCTGGGTTCACAGAAGTCGAAGGCTACGGCGGCATCTACGGTGACCTTGATGGCCTGCAGGCTTGTCTGCATGAGAACAAGTTGCGCATGACAACCGGTCACTTTGACCTGTCTGTCATTGTGAACGACCCACAGCGCGTTATCGATGTCGCAAATCGCTTTGGTATGGAGGCCGTTTTTGCACCCTATCTTACTGACGATGCCCGCCCGAGCGATCTTGCAGGATGGCAGGCATTTGCCAATGATCTGGTCGAGGCTGGCAAACCGCTTCAGGCCGCTGGCTTAACCTTTGGCTGGCACAATCATGACTTTGAGCTGCTGGATCTTGGGGCAGGGGTAACGGCACTGGATGTGATCGCACAGGCCTCGCCGGATCTGAAACTGGAGCTGGATATTGGTTGGGTGATCCGGGCCGGACAGGATCCAGTGGCGACCATTCATAAATATGCCAATCAGATCAGCGTTGCGCATATCAAGGACATCGCCGCACAAGGGGCGGGTTTGGATGAAGATGGATGGTCTGATGTCGGGCATGGTGTCGTCGACTGGGCGCCCATTCACGCCGCGCTGCAGGCTGCGGGCGTTGGGCGTTACGTCATCGAGCATGACAATCCAAATGACCATCACCGGTTCGCGACGCGGTCGCTCGACAGTGTCACTGCACTCTAA
- a CDS encoding Gfo/Idh/MocA family protein produces MQNLGVGIIGCGNISTTYLKFAPKFSGIEVRAVADINMETANARAAEYNVRAETVEGLLRADDIDIIVNLTIPAAHYDISRQILVSGKHAYSEKPFVLNLEEGKKLRDLATVRGLRVGSAPDTFFGGSHQLARAAIDSGKIGSVIGGTCHVMSHGMEHWHPNPDFFFQPGGGPILDLGPYYITNLIQLIGPVRAVTAMTGTSFASRTISNGPRDGQTVPVDTPTNIHSVLQFENGAIVTFGASWDVWNTAHPNMELYGTEGSMSLPDPNFFGGEVTLTAKDGDFATLTGDDHPFGVPNEEHDDGVMQANYRAAGLAEMAQAIVENRPHRCNLDLALHAVEVMTSILAAGEAKRWVEMTTTCERPDALPPKSARLLWSGA; encoded by the coding sequence ATGCAAAATCTTGGCGTTGGCATCATCGGATGCGGCAATATATCCACCACCTACCTGAAATTTGCGCCCAAGTTTAGCGGTATCGAAGTCCGGGCAGTTGCGGACATCAATATGGAGACGGCCAATGCCCGTGCCGCGGAATATAACGTCCGCGCTGAAACAGTTGAGGGGCTGTTGCGGGCTGATGACATCGACATCATAGTGAACCTGACCATTCCGGCGGCCCACTATGATATCAGCCGGCAAATTCTGGTGTCCGGGAAGCATGCCTACTCGGAAAAACCGTTTGTTCTAAACCTCGAAGAGGGCAAGAAGCTGCGGGATTTGGCCACGGTGAGGGGACTGCGTGTCGGCTCGGCACCGGATACGTTTTTTGGTGGATCTCATCAATTGGCGCGCGCAGCAATCGACAGTGGTAAGATAGGATCGGTGATTGGTGGCACCTGCCATGTGATGTCGCATGGTATGGAGCACTGGCACCCCAATCCTGATTTCTTTTTTCAGCCGGGTGGTGGCCCTATTCTGGATCTTGGTCCCTATTATATCACCAACCTGATCCAGTTGATTGGACCGGTTCGTGCGGTGACGGCGATGACCGGAACCAGCTTTGCGTCCCGCACCATTTCAAACGGTCCGCGTGATGGGCAAACTGTGCCGGTTGACACGCCGACCAACATTCACTCAGTTTTGCAGTTTGAAAATGGGGCCATTGTCACCTTTGGTGCAAGTTGGGACGTCTGGAACACCGCTCATCCCAACATGGAGCTTTATGGGACCGAGGGATCGATGTCTCTTCCGGATCCAAACTTTTTTGGAGGAGAGGTGACGCTAACTGCAAAAGACGGTGATTTTGCTACTCTCACAGGGGATGACCATCCCTTTGGTGTCCCAAACGAAGAGCATGACGACGGGGTTATGCAGGCTAATTATCGTGCCGCGGGTCTTGCTGAAATGGCCCAGGCGATCGTCGAAAACCGACCCCACAGGTGTAATCTTGATTTGGCTTTGCATGCAGTAGAGGTGATGACGTCGATACTGGCCGCAGGTGAGGCTAAGCGTTGGGTCGAAATGACCACCACCTGCGAGCGTCCCGATGCACTGCCGCCGAAATCTGCGCGTTTGTTGTGGAGCGGCGCTTAG